A segment of the Candidatus Zixiibacteriota bacterium genome:
GTGTGTCCTGATTTCGTTCCGTGCCGCATCGGCGTCATCCCAGCAATATTTATTGCTCCCGGTGATTTGAGATGACTGTGGCACCGCCAGAAGGTAATTCCTCTGAAGCACAGGTTTCTCCCAATACGCGTTGAACTGGGCGGCGTTATCAAATCGCCAGTGAAGAGTCATAAAAAGAGGAATTTCACTATCAAGGGAAAATTTTGCCGGATGGCATATCTGACACTCCGGCCGGGACTTTCTGCGCGCCTCGGAATATATCTCTTCACATCGTTTCATTACATCCCGAAACCCAGGCTCATTTCTGATATTATCGAAATCAGTTTCCCCCTGAAGCATCTTAGGCCCCCACCAGACACCACTTTTCAGCCCCTCGGCCAGACATTTGATCGCTTCCTCTTTCCGCCCCAGCAGAGAATGGAAACAGGCAATCCAGAAAATAGTATCCCAGGGCCTTTCCGGGAATCTCTTTTCGGCCTCCCGTGCCTGCTCAAGAGCCAGGGCGTATTCACGCTGATGGTACAGGTCGAAGACTTTCTGGGCATAAACCTGAAAATTCTCTTCGGCCATAAATAGTCCCTTGCGATAAAGGCTGCTAAAGTGTGGCTTCGAATCCGGCTTTCTTGACTGCGGCTATCAGCTGTTCGGTGGCTGGCCTGGTATCGCCAAACTCCACTATGGCGGACTTGGAGGCCAAATGTATCTCGGCCGATTTCACTCCCGAAACGCTTTTCAGGGCATTTTTCACCTTCATAACACAGCCGTCGCATTTCATGCCGGTAACTTTCAGCACGATTCTGTCTTCACTCATATATTCTCATCTCCCTGCGAGAAATTGTCTTAGCGCGTTGAAATCTTTATCGTCGGAAACCGAATAGTTGTAGTTAATATATTGAATTTTGCCGTCCGGCCCAACCAGAAACACCGACCGTTTCAGAGTGCCGCTCTTTTCGTTATAGACACCCATCTTCTTCCCGAATTCACGCGTCTGGTCGCCCAGAAGCATGAAACCAAAATTCTGGTTTTTGGCCCACTCGTGAAGAGTGAAAACATAATCGCCCGAGACGGCCAGAATCTCCACATTCAGTTTCTGCAGTTCCGAAAAAGCATCACGGAAAGTGCACATCTCTTTGGTGCAGCCGGGCGACCAGGCCGCCGGGAAAAAAGCTATCAGGTACCGTTTCCCCTTCAGCGCCTCCGAGCCGATCCCCTCCATGACAAGAGTATCTTTGGTGGCGTAGGGAAGCTTGAACTGCGGAATGAGGTCGCCGACCTTGAACGGTTCCCCCGTCTGGGCAAGGACAACCCCCGAAAGAGGGATTATCATGGCCAGAATATTGAAAATCAATAATCGGATAAGAATTCCTGCCTTTCTGATATTATAAAGATTATAAACAGCCCCGGCAGGCGGCGGTTCCCTTACAGCGTGACCGATTGATCGAGCGAGGGTATCATGCAGTCCCAGTGTTTCTCTGATATCAGATGTATCGCCATCGCCTCGGCCTGCGAAATTTCGCCGTGAGTCACAAAGACTTTGCGCGGCTTGGTCTTATACGGCTCCAGCCAGTGCAGGATTTCATAATAGTCGGCGTGCCCCGAAAGCCCCTGCAAGGTAACAATCTTCGCCCTCACCGGCACCATCGTCTTGTGAATGTAGGCCACTTTTTCGCCGTCCATCAACTTTCGTCCCAGTGTTCCCTCGGCCATAAACCCGACCAGCACGACAATCACGTTAGGATCGGGCAGGCGGTTGAGCATATGGTGCAGTATCCGCCCGCCGGAGAGCATCCCGCTGGCCGAGATGATAATCGCCGGCCCGCGCAGACGGTTAAGCAGTTTCGACTCGTTCCGGTCGCGATGAAAATAAACATTGCGTCCGTTGAGAAGCTCCTCATGGGTGGCATCATTATCATCGAGCATTCTATACGAACGGTACTTCTTGTAGATATCGGTGGCGGTGATCGCCATCGGCGAATCGACATGAATGTCAATCGAGGGTATCAGCTTATGCTTGATAAGATGATTCACGATATAGATAATCTGCTGGGTGCGCCCGACCGCAAAGGCGGGAATCAATAAGATCGTTTTCCGGGCTATTGTCTCATTGATAAGATTGATGAACTCAAAATCCGGATCCTCCGGGGGATGAATTCTTCCCCCGTATGTCGATTCGCAAACCAGATAGTCGCAATTGGGCGGTTCCGAGGGGTCGCTGGTCAGAAAATTGCCGTACCGCCCGATATCGCCCGAGAAAAATATCGAGGTAGTTTTCCC
Coding sequences within it:
- a CDS encoding MBL fold metallo-hydrolase → MAIQLSFHGAARTVTGSKYLLNVNGKKILIDCGMFQGPRELRLRNWNPPPFKPSELDAVVVTHGHIDHIGYLPRLVKQGYEGKIFATAPTVDIGAISLMDTAHLQEEDAEYRNKNKLTRHPVALPLFTTEDAVETIKQFYGVAYDLWTELGEGVRFRYHDAGHILGAAGIEMELKDEGKTTSIFFSGDIGRYGNFLTSDPSEPPNCDYLVCESTYGGRIHPPEDPDFEFINLINETIARKTILLIPAFAVGRTQQIIYIVNHLIKHKLIPSIDIHVDSPMAITATDIYKKYRSYRMLDDNDATHEELLNGRNVYFHRDRNESKLLNRLRGPAIIISASGMLSGGRILHHMLNRLPDPNVIVVLVGFMAEGTLGRKLMDGEKVAYIHKTMVPVRAKIVTLQGLSGHADYYEILHWLEPYKTKPRKVFVTHGEISQAEAMAIHLISEKHWDCMIPSLDQSVTL
- a CDS encoding heavy metal-associated domain-containing protein; this encodes MSEDRIVLKVTGMKCDGCVMKVKNALKSVSGVKSAEIHLASKSAIVEFGDTRPATEQLIAAVKKAGFEATL
- a CDS encoding redoxin domain-containing protein; protein product: MIFNILAMIIPLSGVVLAQTGEPFKVGDLIPQFKLPYATKDTLVMEGIGSEALKGKRYLIAFFPAAWSPGCTKEMCTFRDAFSELQKLNVEILAVSGDYVFTLHEWAKNQNFGFMLLGDQTREFGKKMGVYNEKSGTLKRSVFLVGPDGKIQYINYNYSVSDDKDFNALRQFLAGR